The sequence CTCTGGACAATGTGGGGAAGACCTCCCAGGCGTTGGGCGAATTTGAGGCGGCCAGAACCCTGTATGAGGAAAGCTTGGGCATCCGCCGAAAAATCATTGACCGCGTGGGGGAAACGCCGGAGTCTCTCAGGGACCTGTCCGTTTCTCTGAACAATGTGGGGAAGACCTCCCAGGCGTTGGGCGAATTTGAGGCGGCCAGAACCCTGTATGAGGAAAGCTTGGGCATCCGCCGAAAAATCATTGACCGCGTGGGGGAAACGCCGGAGTCTCTCAGGGACCTGTCCGTTTCTCTGGACAATGTGGGGAAGACCTCCCAGGCGTTGGGCGAGTTTGAGGCGGCCAGAACCCTGTATGGGGAAAGCTTGGGCATCCGCCGAAAAATCATTGACCGCGTGGGGGAAACGCCGGAGTCTCTCAGGGACCTGTCCGTTTCTCTGGACAATGTGGGGAAGACCTCCCAGGCGTTGGGCGAATTTGAGGCGGCCAGAACCCTGTATGAGGAAAGCTTGGGCATCCGCCGAAAAATCATTGACCGCGTGGGGGAAACGCCGGAGTCTCTCAGGGACCTGTCCGTTTCTCTGGACAATGTGGGGAAGACCTCCCAGGCGTTGGGCGAGTTTGAGGCGGCCAGAACCCTGTATGGGGAAAGCTTGGGCATCCGCCGAAAAATCATTGACCGCGTGGGGGAAACGCCGGAGTCTCTCAGGGACCTGTCCGTTTCTCTGGACAATGTGGGAAAGACCTCCCAGGCGTTGGGCGAATTTGAGGCGGCCAGAACCCTGTATGAGGAAAGCTTGGGCATCCGCCGAAAAATCATTGACCGCGTGGGGGAAACGCCGGAGTCTCTCAGGGACCTGTCCGTTTCTCTGGACAATGTGGGAAAGACCTCCCAGGCGTTGGGCGAGTTTGAGGCGGCCAGAACCCTGTATGAGGAAAGCTTGGGCATCTGCCGAAAAATCATTGACCGCGTGGGGGAAACGCCGGAGTCTCTCAGGGACCTGTCCGTTTCTCTGACCTCCCAGGCGTTGGGGACAATGTGGGACAATGTGGGGAAGACCTCCCAGGCGTTGGGCGAATTTGAGGCGGCCAGAACCCTGTATGAGGAAAGCTTGGGCATCCGCCGAAAAATCATTGACCGCGTGGGGGAAACGCCGGAGTCTCTCAGGGACCTGTCCGTTTCTCTGGACAATGTGGGGAAGACCTCCCAGGCGTTGGGCGAGTTTGAGGCGGCCAGAACCCTGTATGAGGAAAGCTTGGGCATCCGCCGAAAAATCATTGATCGCGTGGGGGAAACGCCGGAGTCTCTCAGGGACTTGGTCGTTTCCCTGGATAATCTGGGAGCAAGTCTTCAGGAATTAGGGGACCTAACAGGTGCTGCGAAACATTTTGATCAGGGACTTCGCATTGCCGAACTCTTATCTCGCATTTATCCAAATCTTTTGGATTACAAGGACTTGAAAGTCTATTTTGAAAACCGATTAGAGCGACTCATCGAGGAATAAGAATTAATATTCCGGCCTACGCTCATCAATATCTCACGCGGTCTTGCAATTCCGGGTGTCTTTGCAAGGTTTTCAAAATCGTGTGGATGCGGCGGTCCATGGTCCGTTTATACTGACCGGCCACACCTGCCATAAAATAATAGGCAATCTCTTTATTATCTTTAAACAGGTTTTGTAGCTTTTCTCCGTCCAGGGTTATAATTTCGCACGGTTCCTGGCAGATGGCCGTATAAGAGGCTCTTGCGTCGGAAAACATGGCTGATGACCCTAACGACCTGCCGGCCTGAAGAATATCAAAGATCAAATCAATATCTTTATCCAAGGGAATCTTCAATTCCACCTGCCCCATGACGATCATATAAAAAATATCAATATTTTCCCCTTGGGAAAACAACAGGGTATCCTTGCCGTAGATATTGAGCTGGGCCAGCTCACTGATAATTTTTAAAAGATGATCCGGCATCTTGGCAAGCATGTTTATTCGCTTGAGATCTTCAATTTTTATCATTGTTATTCCTTCAGGTTAAAATATATATCAGTATAACAAACCCAACCGCTGTAGCAGCCCCTAAACCAATGGGCATGGTCCCTTCCATGGCATCGTTATAAAGCCTTGATTTTCTTAACTTCAGGTATCGTCCCCGGATACCGAAAACCAGCCAGATATTCACAGAAACAAACAGCATAATCCTGGCCGGGGCATCTTTGAAGATAAAGGCCGAAGCGCAAGCCACAGCCCGGACCATTTTTTCACATCCGTTATTTAATGGATTAAAGGTGCCGGCCAGGATATTGTACACCTTTTTCCAGCCTGTGCGGTAAACCCAGCCTGTATCGAGGTTCTCTGCCCGTTGTTCTGCAGGATAGATACCCGAGAGCAGCAACAGGCAAAAAGCCAGTGCCGAGAAGAACAGCAACTCCGTCTGGGTGAGAACATGGGAAATGCTGTAAGGTTCGTAATCCACCGGGAACGGCAGCACCGAATATAAATACTTGGGGAAGGTTCCGATGAACATGCATAAAAAGGCTGCGATTCCCATGGCAATGAGCATGTTTAAAGGGGCTTCCTTGACCCTGTGTCCTGCATCATGGCCGAAAAAGGCAAAAAACGGGATTTTGATACCGGCATGGTGAAATACACCGGCAGCAGCAAATAAAAGGGTCAGCCATACAAAAACCAGCGCTCCCTGCCCCTGGTCATGGGACATCTGCGCCACAGCCGACATGATCATGGATTTGGAAACAAACCCTGCAAAAAGCGGGAATGCGGAGATGGAAGCGGCTCCCACAATACAGAAAAGACAGGTCCAGGGCATGCTTTTATACAGTCCGCCAAGATCTGTGGCATTGATCTTACCGGTGCGGTGCATCACCGCCCCCATGGTCATAAAGAGCAACCCTTTGAACAAAATATCATTAAAGGCATGGGCGCAGGCTCCGTTGATGGCAAGCTCGGTGCCGATGCCGATGCCCACCACCATGAATCCCACCTGGTTGATCAGACTGTAGGCCAGCACCCGTCGCAGATCATTTTCAATCACGGCATAGAAAATGGGAAAGGCGGCCATGCCCACACCGATCCAGATCAGAAGATCCGTCCCCGGGTAGAGCCTTGCCAGGGCATATACAGCCGTTTTGGTGGTGAATGCACTTAAAAACACGGCGCCGCCAATGGTGGCCTCAGGATAGGCATTCTTGAGCCAGTTATGCAGGACGGGCCAGGCACAGTTGATGCCGATACCGAAAAACATCAGCCAGGATCCCGGGCCGGACAGGGTCATCAGGGACATTTCCAGAGAGCCTGTGTGTGAATAGTGGAACACAATGCCTGCCAGCAGCACAAGTCCTCCGAGTACATGGATCAAAAAGTAGCGAAAACCTGCTGCCTGGGCTTTTGAGGTTCTTCTGGACCAGATCAGCATGATTGCGCCTAGTGTCAATGCCTCCCAGAAAACAAAAAAGGTGAAAAGATCACCGGCAAATATGACGCCTAAAGCGGCCCCGGCATAGAAAAAACCGGCCACATACTCCACATCGTCTTTAAACCCCAGGATATAGATGACCGTAATAAAGGCAATAATATGAAAAATATAGCCGAACAAAAGACTTAACCGATCAACATGCAGCAGCACCAGGTTGAAATCGCCAAAAGTTAGCTGATGATACTCTCCCAACGGAATATGGATCAGGTTTAAAAACCCCACCACCGGGATGAGAAGCATATAAACGGATTTGGCCCGGCCCTTGAAAAAAGGCACCAGCATGCCGCCTACCATGAAAATCAGTGCCGGCATCAAATCCGATGTCATTGCAGTATCGGCAGCCATAACTATTTCACTCGTCATAATAATCCTCCCGACGTTTTACCAGGGGCCGCAACACATACTTGGAGACCAGTACCAGGATGACGCAGGCCACAAACCCGTAAAAGGAGTAAAACCCCCAGAAATTTTCCCACTCATAGTAAGCATGGTGGTGAATAACGTGGTGTTTGGCCAGATAAAGGTACACGCCGTCCAGAACGAGCAGGCCCACCACGCAAGCGAAAAATACCGCCAGCAGCCGTTTTACGTTTTTGGGATCGTCAAATAGATGTTTTTTTTCTTCCGGGTTTTTTACTCCCATGGGTGAAATTCCTTCAACAGGCTGTTTAAAACGGTGAATGGAATAAGATAAATGCCAGATAAAGACAGGCAATGGTAAAGACCACCACGAATACGGGCTTATATCCAGGTACCGGGTCATGTTTTAATTCCATGAGTTCTTTGTCATCTTGTATTTTCATCTGTCTAACCTCCTGTAAAACCGGTTACAGCCAGGGTGGCAAGATTCAAAAACGGCTGGGTGGCAAAAAATAGTATCAAGGATATCAATGCAGTGATCACCAGGGGCACCACGCACATCACAGGTGCTTCGTCAAACTTGCGTTCAAACATGGCCTGCTCTTTTGTGCAGAAAAATGCTTTGTAAAATATGGG comes from uncultured Desulfobacter sp. and encodes:
- a CDS encoding tetratricopeptide repeat protein, producing MSLNAEGEAEWLRLKQHLEWSDDFALGFIFTRHPQVVALFRRRLSDIYRTRVTQLHIPIPESPAELINKLLPKLLSPAEHKKALKQPFWIDLSTRRERDWTKARLSFLIRLNEQRDPLRRALKSPLILILPQEERSHIKNLVPDLWAIRDFSLDTRMWLIDSPEPASRPSAEPGETFPITDLDQSMIEEWEKLKDNDHKDQGFLLVAQRAYRACKRTGQYILGRRIAESQVFFSRKIIERTGNTSASQRDLSVSLDQLGEVSQALGEFEAARTLYEESLGIRRKIIDRVGETPESLRDLSVSLDNVGKTSQALGEFEAARTLYGESLGICRKIIDRVGETPESLRDLSVSLNNVGKTSQALGEFEAARTLYGESLGICRKIIDRVGETPESLRDLSVSLDNVGKTSQALGEFEAARTLYEESLGIRRKIIDRVGETPESLRDLSVSLDNVGKTSQALGEFEAARTLYEESLGIRRKIIDRVGETPESLRDLSVSLNNVGKTSQALGEFEAARTLYEESLGIRRKIIDRVGETPESLRDLSVSLDNVGKTSQALGEFEAARTLYGESLGIRRKIIDRVGETPESLRDLSVSLDNVGKTSQALGEFEAARTLYEESLGIRRKIIDRVGETPESLRDLSVSLDNVGKTSQALGEFEAARTLYGESLGIRRKIIDRVGETPESLRDLSVSLDNVGKTSQALGEFEAARTLYEESLGIRRKIIDRVGETPESLRDLSVSLDNVGKTSQALGEFEAARTLYEESLGICRKIIDRVGETPESLRDLSVSLTSQALGTMWDNVGKTSQALGEFEAARTLYEESLGIRRKIIDRVGETPESLRDLSVSLDNVGKTSQALGEFEAARTLYEESLGIRRKIIDRVGETPESLRDLVVSLDNLGASLQELGDLTGAAKHFDQGLRIAELLSRIYPNLLDYKDLKVYFENRLERLIEE
- a CDS encoding Na(+)/H(+) antiporter subunit D; translated protein: MTSEIVMAADTAMTSDLMPALIFMVGGMLVPFFKGRAKSVYMLLIPVVGFLNLIHIPLGEYHQLTFGDFNLVLLHVDRLSLLFGYIFHIIAFITVIYILGFKDDVEYVAGFFYAGAALGVIFAGDLFTFFVFWEALTLGAIMLIWSRRTSKAQAAGFRYFLIHVLGGLVLLAGIVFHYSHTGSLEMSLMTLSGPGSWLMFFGIGINCAWPVLHNWLKNAYPEATIGGAVFLSAFTTKTAVYALARLYPGTDLLIWIGVGMAAFPIFYAVIENDLRRVLAYSLINQVGFMVVGIGIGTELAINGACAHAFNDILFKGLLFMTMGAVMHRTGKINATDLGGLYKSMPWTCLFCIVGAASISAFPLFAGFVSKSMIMSAVAQMSHDQGQGALVFVWLTLLFAAAGVFHHAGIKIPFFAFFGHDAGHRVKEAPLNMLIAMGIAAFLCMFIGTFPKYLYSVLPFPVDYEPYSISHVLTQTELLFFSALAFCLLLLSGIYPAEQRAENLDTGWVYRTGWKKVYNILAGTFNPLNNGCEKMVRAVACASAFIFKDAPARIMLFVSVNIWLVFGIRGRYLKLRKSRLYNDAMEGTMPIGLGAATAVGFVILIYILT
- a CDS encoding cyclic nucleotide-binding domain-containing protein — protein: MIKIEDLKRINMLAKMPDHLLKIISELAQLNIYGKDTLLFSQGENIDIFYMIVMGQVELKIPLDKDIDLIFDILQAGRSLGSSAMFSDARASYTAICQEPCEIITLDGEKLQNLFKDNKEIAYYFMAGVAGQYKRTMDRRIHTILKTLQRHPELQDRVRY